One Cryomorphaceae bacterium genomic region harbors:
- the lepA gene encoding elongation factor 4, with amino-acid sequence MENIRNFCIIAHIDHGKSTLADRLLQTTNTISSRELQEQTLDNMDLERERGITIKSHAIQMDHVYEGKPYVLNLIDTPGHVDFSYEVSRSIAACEGALLIVDATQGIQAQTISNLYLALEHDLEIIPILNKMDLDSAMAEEVTDQIVELIGCSPEDVIPASGKTGLGVDAILKAVIERVPAPKGDPTAPLQAMIFDSVYNSFRGVIAYYRVMNGVMRKGARVKFFNTGKEYDADEVGILKLDLVPKQEVRAGNVGYIISGIKSAANIKVGDTITETSRPCAEAIRGFEDVKPMVFAGIYPVDTEDYEDLRTSLEKLQLNDASLVFEPESSAALGFGFRCGFLGMLHMEIVQERLEREFDMTVITTVPNVSYTCFTKKGEKLTINNPSDLPDPSRIERVEEPYIKAQIITKSDFIGAIMTLCIDKRGELKNQVYLSSNRVELSFEMPLGEIVFDFYDKLKTVSKGYASFDYFPIGDRESNLIKLDIMLNGDQVDALSALIHRDNAFNLGKKICLKMRELIPRQQFEIAIQAAIGTKVIARETVRALRKDVTAKCYGGDITRKRKLLEKQKKGKKRMRQVGNVEVPQEAFLTVLKLD; translated from the coding sequence ATGGAAAACATCCGAAATTTCTGCATCATCGCCCACATTGATCACGGCAAAAGCACACTTGCCGATCGGCTGTTGCAAACCACCAATACCATCAGCTCGCGAGAACTGCAGGAGCAAACGCTCGACAATATGGACCTGGAGCGGGAGCGCGGTATCACCATCAAGAGCCACGCGATTCAAATGGACCACGTTTACGAAGGTAAACCTTACGTGCTCAACCTGATTGACACCCCGGGGCACGTAGATTTCTCCTATGAAGTATCGCGCTCTATCGCCGCATGCGAAGGCGCTCTCCTGATTGTGGATGCCACCCAGGGTATACAGGCACAAACCATCAGCAACCTATACCTGGCACTGGAGCACGACCTTGAAATCATCCCCATCCTCAACAAGATGGACCTGGACAGCGCCATGGCCGAGGAAGTTACCGACCAGATTGTAGAGCTCATCGGCTGTAGCCCTGAGGATGTCATTCCCGCAAGCGGAAAAACCGGCCTCGGTGTGGATGCCATCCTCAAAGCCGTTATTGAACGCGTACCGGCGCCCAAAGGCGATCCCACCGCACCCCTGCAGGCCATGATTTTTGATTCGGTGTACAACTCCTTTCGCGGGGTCATAGCCTATTACCGCGTAATGAACGGAGTGATGCGCAAAGGCGCCCGCGTAAAATTCTTCAACACCGGCAAGGAGTACGACGCTGATGAAGTGGGTATTCTCAAACTCGATCTTGTCCCCAAACAGGAAGTTCGGGCCGGAAACGTAGGCTACATTATTTCCGGCATCAAGAGCGCAGCCAATATCAAGGTGGGAGATACCATTACCGAAACATCGCGACCCTGCGCCGAAGCCATCAGAGGTTTTGAAGACGTTAAACCGATGGTCTTTGCCGGGATTTATCCGGTAGATACCGAAGATTACGAAGACCTGCGCACATCGCTCGAGAAATTGCAGCTCAACGATGCCTCTCTCGTTTTTGAACCCGAGTCTTCGGCGGCTTTGGGCTTTGGCTTTCGCTGCGGATTTCTGGGCATGCTCCACATGGAAATTGTGCAGGAGCGCCTGGAGCGCGAATTCGATATGACGGTCATCACAACGGTGCCCAACGTGTCGTACACCTGCTTTACCAAAAAAGGCGAGAAACTCACCATCAACAACCCTTCTGACCTACCCGACCCCTCGCGCATCGAGCGCGTGGAAGAGCCGTATATCAAAGCCCAGATCATCACCAAAAGCGACTTCATTGGTGCCATTATGACTCTGTGCATCGACAAAAGAGGTGAACTCAAAAACCAGGTGTACCTCAGCTCCAACCGCGTAGAACTGTCGTTTGAAATGCCCCTGGGAGAAATTGTGTTTGACTTCTACGACAAGCTCAAAACCGTTTCAAAGGGTTACGCTTCTTTTGACTATTTTCCGATTGGCGACCGCGAATCGAACCTCATCAAGCTCGATATCATGCTCAACGGCGATCAGGTGGACGCATTATCGGCCCTCATTCACCGCGATAACGCTTTTAACCTGGGTAAAAAAATCTGTCTGAAAATGCGCGAACTCATTCCGCGTCAGCAATTTGAAATTGCCATTCAGGCGGCCATCGGTACCAAGGTCATTGCCCGCGAAACCGTGCGCGCCCTGCGCAAAGACGTAACCGCCAAATGTTACGGAGGTGACATCACCCGAAAACGCAAACTGCTCGAAAAACAGAAAAAGGGTAAAAAGCGCATGCGCCAGGTGGGTAATGTGGAAGTGCCGCAGGAAGCATTCCTTACCGTGCTAAAGCTCGATTAA
- a CDS encoding RNA polymerase sigma factor, with the protein MLVSDYNQCVDIHADALYRFIAHAMRNRDLAQDVVQEAFTRLWEKRSEVEASKAKSYLFTTGYRCMIDLIRKEKKQADVDMESHAAPSIQNDHGDLNDLLHEALQRLPEMQRSVVLLRDYEGYSYEEIGDICSLSESQVKVYIFRARKTLKEYLVNPAIIL; encoded by the coding sequence ATGCTTGTATCCGACTACAATCAATGCGTTGATATCCATGCCGATGCCCTGTACAGGTTCATCGCGCATGCCATGCGTAACCGCGACCTCGCACAGGATGTGGTGCAGGAAGCGTTTACGCGACTTTGGGAAAAACGCAGCGAAGTAGAGGCCTCCAAGGCAAAATCCTACCTGTTTACCACCGGATACCGATGCATGATAGACCTCATCCGCAAAGAAAAAAAGCAAGCCGATGTGGACATGGAGAGCCATGCTGCACCTTCTATACAAAATGATCACGGCGATTTGAACGACCTCCTGCACGAAGCCCTTCAGCGATTACCCGAAATGCAGCGCTCGGTGGTATTGCTTCGCGATTATGAGGGATACAGCTACGAGGAAATCGGTGATATCTGTTCACTCAGCGAAAGTCAGGTGAAAGTGTACATTTTCCGGGCGCGGAAAACCTTGAAGGAATACCTTGTAAACCCAGCCATTATCCTGTGA